Proteins from one Bos indicus x Bos taurus breed Angus x Brahman F1 hybrid chromosome 19, Bos_hybrid_MaternalHap_v2.0, whole genome shotgun sequence genomic window:
- the TTYH2 gene encoding protein tweety homolog 2 isoform X2 produces MQIQVAGLLQFAVPRFPTAEKDLLGIQLLLNSSESGLHQLTALLDCRGLHKDYLDALAGICYDGLEGLLYLGLFSLLAALAFSIMICLGPGAWKHCATRDRDYDDIDDDDPFNPQARRIATHNPPRGQLRSFCSYSSGLGSQGSLHPAQTISNAPVSEYMNQAALFGGNPRYENVPLIGRGSPPPTYSPSMRATYLSVADEHLRHYGNEFPG; encoded by the exons ATGCAGATCCAGGTAGCAGGACTGCTGCAGTTCGCCGTGCCCCGCTTCCCCACTGCAGAG AAAGATCTGCTTGGAATCCAGCTCCTGCTGAACTCATCCGAGTCCGGCCTCCACCAGCTGACCGCCTTGTTGGACTGCCGGGGGCTGCACAAG gactaTCTGGACGCCCTCGCCGGCATCTGCTACGACGGCCTCGAGGGCCTGCTGTACCTCGGCCTCTTCTCCCTCCTGGCCGCCCTGGCCTTTTCCATCATGATCTGCCTGGGGCCAGGGGCTTGGAAGCACTGTGCCACCAG GGACAGGGACTATGACGACATTGATGACGACGACCCCTTCAACCCCCAGGCCCGGCGCATCGCCACCCACAACCCACCTCGGGGGCAGCTTCGCAGCTTCTGTAGCTACAGCAGCGGCCTGGGCAGCCAGGGCAGCCTGCACCCAGCCCAGACCATCTCCAATGCCCCCGTCTCGGAGTACAT GAACCAAGCCGCGCTGTTCGGCGGGAACCCACGCTACGAGAACGTGCCGCTCATCGGAAGAGGCTCCCCTCCACCCACG TACTCGCCCAGCATGCGGGCCACCTACCTGTCCGTGGCGGATGAGCACCTGCGGCACTACGGGAATGAGTTTCCAGGCTAA